The genomic segment TCACGCACCTGTCAACCAAGGATGCTTTTCACGATGCGGAAGCAGTCACGGCGGATGGCAAGATGGTGGTGGGTGAGTCGTACAACACCACGACCAACGCTCTGGTCGCCGCCATCTGGCGCTTCAACGGCACCACCTGGGATGAGCAGCTGATTGGCGCGCTGCCCGGCACGTTTCCGGGGTACGGCCTCGCCAAGTGCATGGACGTGACACCGGACGGCAGCATGGTCGTCGGGTACAACCGCTTCGACTTTGCGCCCGCGCCGGCAACCGGCTTCATCTGGACGCAGGCGGGGGGCATGGTCAACCTCGAGACCTTCCTCGTGGCCAACGGCGTCACGCTGCCGCCGCAGTTCGACATTCTGGGACTCAACGGCGTGTCAGATGATGGCAAGGTGCTATGCGGTGTTGGCCAGGACACGACCTTCCCCTTCGCCTATCGCAGTTTCCTGGTCTACCTGGACCCGCTGACCGGCGTTGCCGGTACACCCGGTGTCGCGGGAATGGAACTCGGGCAGAACTACCCGAATCCGTTCAACCCTGCAACGTCCATTCCGCTGACCGTGACCACGGCCGGCAACGTGCATCTCGACGTCTTCAATGCCGCCGGCCAGCACGTGCGCACGCTGCACAACGGTTTCGTCGGCGCCGGAATCCACAGCTTTGCGTGGAGCGGCGTGAATGATCGTGGCGTGCCGCAGGCGAGCGGAGTGTACTTCGCGCGCCTGCAGGGTGCGGGAGGGCTCGAGCAGACGCGTCGCATGGTGCTCTTGAAATGACCCCTGGCAGGATGGTCATTGTGTTGCTCGTGGTGGCGGCGGCGATGGCCGCCACCACCGGCAATGCCGCGCCCGCCGACGAAGTGTACGTTTACGACGAGGCGATCGCGAACGAGATCGACGTCGAGCAGTTCATGCGCAGTGGCGAGGTTGTCCTGCGCTCCGGCGAGCCCGTTGTTACCTGCGGAGACCCCCTTCCCGTCCCCCCCGCCTACCCGCCGCTGCGGATTCTGCAGCCGGGCTTCGAGCAGCTCGGCATGAACCCGGATCGTGCGGATGGCATTCGTTTCATTGGTTCAGGGCCGGTGTGGAAGAAGAACCATCTTGTCGTCGTCATGTGGAAGATCCGCCTGCCCGAGGCTTCCACGCGCATACCCGGTGACTTCGGCGACCCCCTCACCGTTTCGCTATGGGTGGATTGGAACCGGAACGACGCCTGGGGCATTGACGAGCTCGTCGTCCAGCGCAACGTGGACGTGTCCGGCAAGATCACGAAGCGTCGCGAGCCTGTGACGGTGTTCTTTATCACGGCGTTCCGCGTGCCCGACATCCCGCCCACATCCAGGGGAACCCTCGACCATGGCCACGGCGGCGAAGTGGCGGACCTGTGGGTGCGGGGAACGGTGGCCTATGGCGACGCCCGGGTGGGCCCGGCAGGCGACCAGTTGTTCGGGGATGTGGAAGACTACCGGGTCCAGTATGAAGTGCGGCGCAACAAGCGCGACGACTAGCGAGAGGGTCCGCAACATGCTCCACAGAATCCGCGTCGTGTCTGCCCTCGTCCTATCGGCCATGATATGGCTGGTGCCGCTCGCCGTGGCCCAGACCGATGCGCGCAGCACCGACAAGGTCACGGAAGGCGTTCGCGCCATGGCCGCCCGGGCTGCGCGTGGCGAGCGCGTTACTGTCATCGTCAAGATGAAGGCCCGCAGCGACCTGGCCGCGGTGGAAGGCGAGCCGGTGCAGGCGCTGTCCGCCCTGCGCCAGACGGCATCCGTGTCGCAAGGCGCGCTCCTGCAGGTCCTGCGGACGCGCACATCCGCCGGCAAGGTGGGACTCGTTCGGCCGTTCTGGATCGACAACGTTGTGCTGGTCCAGGCGACTGCGGATGTGATCGAGGAGATCGCGCGCCGCGATGACGTTGCCCGTGTCTTCGAGAATTACGTCTACACGTTGCCGGAGTTTCCGCAGAAGCTGGAAGCGCAGCCCACCAGCCCGGTGCAACCATGGGACAACATTGCTCACATCGGCGCCAAGCGCGTCTGGTCCGAGCTTGGATTGAACGGGCACGGTGTCCGCATAGGCGGACTCGATACGGGCGTTGATATCACCCACCCCGACATTGCGGGCAAGATGGTGACGAACGACCCCTCGGATGCCACCTACCCCGGCGGTTGGGCGGAGTTCGACCTCCTGGGAGAACGCGTGCCCGGCTCGCAACCACACGACACCGATCAGCACGGTACCCACACGAGCGGAACGATGGTCGGTGGAACCGCCAGCGGTTATGACGTGGGGGTGGCGCCCGGTGCCCGGCTGATGCACGGTCTCATTCTTGTGGGCGGAAGCGGCACGTTTGCTCAGATCATCGCCGGCATGGAGTGGATCATCGATCCGGACGGCAACCCCGCCACCGACGACGGCGCGCAGGTGGTAAACATGTCGCTCGGTGCCGGCGGTGTCTGGGATGTTCTGGTTGCGCCCACCGACAATATGGTGGCGGCAGGCATCTTTCCGAGCATGGCGATTGGCAACGCCGGGCCGGCGCCGGGCACGACCGGCTGTCCCGGCAATGTACCCAGCGCATTCGCGGCCGGAGCCACCGACGACCATGACGACATCGCTGACTTCTCCAGCCGCGGGCCCGTCACCTGGAACACGCCACCCTATGTGGGCACCTTTATCAAACCGGACATCTCTGCGCCCGGCGTGGAGATTCTCTCCACCGTACCGGGCGGCGGCTGGCAGTGGTCCGGCTGGGACGGTACGTCCATGGCGTCTCCGCACGTGGCCGGCACGGTTGCACTGATGCTGCAGGCCAACCCGGGCCTCACCGTTGCAACCCTCAAGCAACTCCTTGTGACCACCGCCATCGATTACGGTACGCCGGGCAAGGACAACAACTGGGGCTACGGCCGTCTCGACGCGTACGCGGCGGTGGCGGCTGCGGTGAGGGGTGTGGGGGAGATCACCGGGACCGTCACCAACAACCTGGGTGAGGCGGTGGCGGCAGTGCGGGTGAAGGATCTTGTCACCGGGCTGACGGCCGTCACCGACACGGACGGCCGCTACGGCATGCAGCTCACCCCGGGGCGCCGCCAGATTCTGTTCGAGGAGTACGGCCACAAGTCCGCGACCCTGAATACCATCATCTCCGCCAACCGGGTTGTGCCCGGCGATATCGTTCTCACGCGCCTGCCGGGGGGCGAGGTGGCGGGAGTGGTTAGCAATGCCGAGACGGGTGAGCCACTCAAGGCCGCCGTCCAGGTGATGGTGGGCACGAAAGTCGTCAAGGAGACCGTCAGCGACGCGGCCACGGGCGCTTATTCGCTCTGGCTCCCCGCGGGGGCGCAGAGAATTCGTGTCGTTGCCGGATATCCGTACGAGATATTCACGGGGACGGTTGACGTGATCGTGGACGGGCTGGTCAC from the Candidatus Krumholzibacteriia bacterium genome contains:
- a CDS encoding T9SS type A sorting domain-containing protein, with the translated sequence MKRITSAIGAFCIGSVVLCGAANGQVAFRMIGEGQATGINADGRVVVGNMNGTFEAFRWTPLTGIVPLGRPAIWAGVQAGTPDVSSDGTQVSATISSLDSTYATIGRWTEGAGWEECLPPAPPDGGILGTAYGSAWGISDDGKTVVGLYWRPGQTDGTAHAVFWTEATGAVSLGSSGRNSRANDANADGSVIVGWDEAPFGNWQPTVWDDGLLTHLSTKDAFHDAEAVTADGKMVVGESYNTTTNALVAAIWRFNGTTWDEQLIGALPGTFPGYGLAKCMDVTPDGSMVVGYNRFDFAPAPATGFIWTQAGGMVNLETFLVANGVTLPPQFDILGLNGVSDDGKVLCGVGQDTTFPFAYRSFLVYLDPLTGVAGTPGVAGMELGQNYPNPFNPATSIPLTVTTAGNVHLDVFNAAGQHVRTLHNGFVGAGIHSFAWSGVNDRGVPQASGVYFARLQGAGGLEQTRRMVLLK
- a CDS encoding GEVED domain-containing protein — translated: MTPGRMVIVLLVVAAAMAATTGNAAPADEVYVYDEAIANEIDVEQFMRSGEVVLRSGEPVVTCGDPLPVPPAYPPLRILQPGFEQLGMNPDRADGIRFIGSGPVWKKNHLVVVMWKIRLPEASTRIPGDFGDPLTVSLWVDWNRNDAWGIDELVVQRNVDVSGKITKRREPVTVFFITAFRVPDIPPTSRGTLDHGHGGEVADLWVRGTVAYGDARVGPAGDQLFGDVEDYRVQYEVRRNKRDD